TAATTATATGTaataaatatatgaaaaaaaatgaTGAGATTCTACCGAACCCACCAGAGAGCTGCCAAGAAGGAAAAACATTATACTTAAGAGTCTGGTAAATCTTATCGGAGATTTAAATAAAAAGTGATGAGAAATAAAGCATCTAATCGAAATATAGAATATGTTTCTTGCTTTTTATCTGAAAATATTAGTAAGATTTTGCTTTTCAGaagaaaaaatttatttgaaacaaaATAAAATCAAACAGATATTTTATCTGTGAaaagaaatattattttttaaaaaaatatcttGAGACTAAACATTTGTAATGGAATCCAATTGATATTgaattcattaaaattaatttttattaaaattaatttaaattaaattagaaaaaatattaaatttatttttataaattaaaaaaaaaatccttcaaTTAAATTTCAGTTTTACAGTCCCTACAACTAAAATTATGGGTCTAATTTAGCCATGCGTAGGTGGGATCCACGTAACTGATATCACGTAAAGTACAAAATAAAGTAAGAGAAATGGCAAGTTGTCTGTGGTAGGTCCGTTTCATATCATTTATCCCGACATGTCAAATGCAGAGGACAATCTATTTCGCAAGCTCGTTGCTTTCTCAATGCCATTTACACATGCACacacttttcttttattttaaattaatttccttaaagtcattaattaattaatcatttcCATCTCCTTAATTAATCCTATAATCTAGATGATAACGatgatgattattattatttcagCTTCATTTCTAAGCAAGGTTCCAAATGTTTTGTTTCACATACTAAgtttctttattaaaaaaaataatgaaaacgtatataaataaattcattatatacgtaataaataatattatatttttcataTTCACATATATTAATAAGTAATTTTATTATGTTTATATTGAGATTAAAGTTTAGAATACTTTCATAAGCTAATGGGAATTCAAACTTAAAACTTTTCTATCATTGCGTGAACTAATCCTTTGgacattatataataataataataataataataataataataataataataataataataataataaaagaaataagagaatGTTTATATTGCATATTTTTCTCTTTACATATGATTTTTTAgtcattaattataatttatatatttagtaAAATATGTTATAATTTAATGTAGTCAATATGATAATGAAAGTTATATCTAATTTATATAGCTATGAGAATATAATTTTGAAACATTGCTTTTAATTGTAGCTTAATTTTCGTTTTAACACTGCCACTCAACTATAGTTAGCAGATTTCCTAGCAATTTCCCACCTTGTTCTTATTAACAGATATTTGATTTTGACTACTAATTGTAAAAttaaacatggtttttgagatttaaaaaaaaaaaaagaaaaatgtttatatgatatttttttttattatatgccATATAATTCTAATTATTTATTTGAAGACTGCAACTCACTTTCCAGTGCAACTACGTACAGCTCTTCAAAATTTTGGCATAAACGAAACCTGGCATGGGCGGCACAAATACGACAATACATTATTAATACGATTAAATGGATAACATGTAAAGAATCAATTTGTTTATTGTTTCgttttgtgctaaaaatatttaaaaaaaaaaaaactcaaaattcaatagtctATTTTCGATTTGGACAtggaataattataaaataattacaaaaattattaattataataaaattggttATGGGTGGGATCCATATCATATCATCTCATCATGAAGCTCATCTTTGGCATTGGATTAAGCCTTAATCAAGGCAGTGTGGGCCAAAACAATTTATAGAAATTGATGTGTCATTAAAAATTGAATCAAAAGCCTTAAAATTGATTAAAGTCAACagttttcttaattattttcCCAATAATTGATATCCTTTACAAGAAAATATGAAGTTATGGGTTCTGAGGTGGGGAATGAATGGTGATAAATGGAAACCTAATCAAGTTGGCTTTGAAATAGATATAGAAAGTGTGAGGTGACAAAACATGTAGCCAAATTGGAAATGATTCAAATGATAACATTAATTTATATCAATAATTTggtatatattatgtaaaaattataaccttattattatatatatttcgtTAACTAttgtataaaataaatttaataatatttagattaaatatttaatataaaatttgtacacaatcaattaacatatatataattaaaataatgtaTATATTGATTAAGAGTTGATaaacttatttttatataaaaagagtTTATAGTAGTTACAACCATTTAGTATTTAACTAATTATTAAGGATGGTGAGGTCTATTTTTCTTGAGGAATTATAATGAAATATATAAATTGCTCGTTGTGACAGTTAATAAGTCCCAAACTTTTAACTTAATAGAAATACTTAATGAATTTTATTAACTAAATTAACTCTTATTAGTAgataattaacttatttttaaatatgaatataaagATACTATAAGTGGATCATCTTAATCATAAAAACATGTTTCAAATGTctaatcaaattattttaaagaATATAATTTCTTTATGAGTGTATATGTATCTTTCATTCAAGAACTTGTCTAATTATATTGTACCAATTAATACCATCAAGtaaaatttcattaactttttttaatatactttaatttcaataaataatatatactttttaaaaaaaagttaaagaTTTCGGGCACGATTATTAAATTAGTGTTTCATTCTTTCAAGTGTTTATTGTATATTTTATAATGCagaatattaaaaatttagattttcttaatttttactaaatttatttttcataaaataatataatatattaaaagagcaaaaaaaaaaaattaataggaaGAGACGGCCGCAGAGGCCAAGGTCTCGATCAAGTAGTTAAGCAAGAGATGGACAGCTTGAAAAAGTGTGCTTATCTGACAAGCACTACACGGTGCGATGATTTCCTATGCTAATCCCATAATTACAAATATTGCAATCATTACTATGCTATGAAGACCttagatgataataataataataataagcaaaaattacactttttttttttttatgaaaaactgCTGGGATTTATACAATCACGTGAATTGCTTTAGAATCAGGTCCTGTTTTGTCAACTCAAATTCCATGCAAACTCATCACGCAATCACGGGTCTTACCTTTCTTTGAGAAATCCATGTAGATCCGGTCACGGGCTGCTCGAGAATCCGACTCAAATTCAAATTGAATTCATGAAATTCAGAATTGAAATCCAAACCCATCAACCATTTTGAATTTCTAGCATCGCCAAATTGGCATATTCAAATACTAAATTACTAGTGGAATAGTGCTTACCGATGGTTGCTGACAACCCATTGGGCTACAGCCTATAATAATTGGGCTGAATATTGAAAGCATGGCAGCAACTCACTAAGCATATCAAAAGACTATAACGATAACAGAATCAAAGCTTTTCATTTACACAAGGTGAAATTTCTTGCTGCCGGTGGCACAGTTTTTGGATGATACTTTGGTAAAGAACAAAGTTTAACATATGCCAAACCCAACACACAAGCAATCCAAACAAGGATCCATCAATGTATATATTCTCTTTCTTTATTAGCTTTTTATCTCTATATATAAGCTAGTGCTCAATCGCTCAAAAATTGTGCTCAACATTCTCTTTCTCTCGTCCGTCACCATCCCAAAATGGACACTGTAGTCACCTATCACTACAGGCGATCCGCCTCTCGCCTAACATTAGTTGCACAATTGTTCGGCATCTtggctttcattctcatgctcaTTTGGTTGTTGCATTATCGAGGAGGAATTGAGTATGATTCTGACAATATCGATCGCGTTTTCAATGTAAACCTTACTCTATTTGATCATTAATTAACTATACTTGTCTTAAAGTTACTGtggaaaacataatttattctgtTTTTGTTTTGGCAGGTTCATCCGTTCATGATGTTTTGTGGATTCATCTTTCTTGTTGGTCAAGGTACTCTAATTGAGTTCTGAACTCGCAATCTCACAGCTTTGAAAACAATTCtagtattgctaataaaatctaaCATTGGAATGGTTGAATGTCATCTAACTTTATGgacttttttaattaataaaaatcttCATCTTCCATGGGACATATCTAACAGTTTCTTAAATTGGTGAtgtaatgttatatatatatatatatatatatatatatatatatatatatatatatatatatatgcagcgATGATGGTATACAAGACAGTACCCGCGTCACACAATGTGCAGAAATTTATTCACATGACACTTCACCTAACCGCTATATGCCTTGGAATTGTTGGGATTGCTGCTGTTTTCAAGTTTCATGACATGGTAAACTCAGAGGATGTTTATACCTTGCATTCGTGGATTGGGATAGGCACCTTCTGCTTGTTTGGCTTGCAGTGGCTCTTTGGACTGTTCACATTTGTAACTCCACAACCTTCGCAAACTAAGCAAAGTATGCTTCCATGGCACATCTGTGGTGGTAGGGCACTCCTCTACATGGCCATTTCTGCTGCTCTTACAGGGTTGATGGAGAAATCTACATTCTCGCAGCAAAAGCATACTCGTGAAAATCATTTCTTAAACTTCACCGGATTATTCATCCTCCTCTTTGGCATCTTCGTCGACCTCTCGGTTGCTCTCGCCCGTTACGTGTGATTAATCATCATTATTATATATCTTGATTGACATATATaatatatcattattttttttttattagtgtgTGCGCATTTTTGAATCTTGATTCAATGCTTGTATATATATTGGATTGATATTGTAACAGTAACACCAGTAATGTTGTTTGTTTTCCTCCTTTTAATTTGCAAACGCAACAACTGCGTTGATTGttgaaaataaatattgaaacaaCTAGACCGGAAATTTGATGGATTTGAACTACCAAATTATTTCAGATATCAAAAGAATTATAAAGGTTTAGCTTAATGATTTTCATTTTAAGTTGAGGTCACAATTAAAACCAATTACATAAAAAGAGATGAATTTATATGAAAACGCGGTATATGGAAAAAATGACCGTACAAGGGAACTATACCATTGAAAATACTGAAATGGAGTGTGGTGTTGAGAAATTActaagggggtgtttggtttTTGTGTTGGAGTGCGGTGATGGATATAGACACGCAGAATTAAATTTATtagttttaataaaaaaaaaaaaaaaaatgaatgatgGGCGATTTGatgatttgatttttatttaacttaaaaattaatattattaatatttttatttttttatttgtaattttaacattttaattaacgtgtttcaactttgttaaaatattttttattaataacataaaatatttatttatatccaaaaacttaaaattaattataaatttttctattaacaataataattattttattattttatctatatttttaaaattatttaattatcttaaaaaaataat
The Hevea brasiliensis isolate MT/VB/25A 57/8 chromosome 15, ASM3005281v1, whole genome shotgun sequence genome window above contains:
- the LOC110633266 gene encoding probable transmembrane ascorbate ferrireductase 3, whose amino-acid sequence is MDTVVTYHYRRSASRLTLVAQLFGILAFILMLIWLLHYRGGIEYDSDNIDRVFNVHPFMMFCGFIFLVGQAMMVYKTVPASHNVQKFIHMTLHLTAICLGIVGIAAVFKFHDMVNSEDVYTLHSWIGIGTFCLFGLQWLFGLFTFVTPQPSQTKQSMLPWHICGGRALLYMAISAALTGLMEKSTFSQQKHTRENHFLNFTGLFILLFGIFVDLSVALARYV